The nucleotide sequence AGTTTGATGAGTGGCTTGATGATCGGTATTATGCTTTCCCGTCCTATCTCTAGCCTTCTGACGGATTTATTTTCTTGGCATGCGGTTTTTTATTTTTCAGCCGCTCTTATGTTATTGTTGGCGCTCGCTCTTTATAAACTTCTTCCCGAAAGACAACCGACCAATACCGGCATTCGCTATTCCAAATTGATGGCCTCGATGGGAAGTCTTTTTGCACAAACACCGGTCCTAAGAAGACGCGCGATCTATCAGGCATTTATGTTTGGAGCATTTTCTTTATTCTGGACAACAACACCTTTATTGCTTGTTGAGGAGTTTCATCTTTCGCAAACAGCGATCGCTCTTTTTGCATTGGCTGGCGTTGCCGGTGCGGTTTCGGCGCCTCTTGCTGGACGTATGGCTGATAAAGGATTCAGTCGACAAGCCACGACCGTCGCTATGATTTCAGCTTCCGCTTCATTTTTAATTACGCATATCTTTGCGCCAGGCTCTGGATGGGCTTTAGCTGTCCTTGTTTTTGCCGCGATTCTTCTTGATGCCGGCATCACTGCCAACTTGGTGTTGGGGCAACGTGCGATCTTTTCTCTCTCCGCAGAGCTTCGAGGCCGTCTTAACGGACTTTATGTAGCAACCATTTTCGTGGGTGGTGCTGTCGGAAGTTACGTTGGCGCGTGGGCCTATGCGCATGGGGGATGGATGCTCACTTCGTGGGTGGGTTTCTTATTTCCGCTGCTCGCATTTATTTATTTCGGAACAGAGTGGTTGACGGGATTTCAAAAGGTCTCGCAATAACTCTGTCTTCTGTCTAGGTCCGGGCAAATATAATCTTTACCATAGCCGTCCTGTGTTATCCTCGAGAGGATTTTTAATCACTCGTCGCAAGACCTGGAGGCTATTAAAAGATGAAATTCAATGCCCTTCGTTATTTGATCTTGCCGTGGTTTGCACTTTTCTGTTCCATTATCGCGGCCTTGGTTTTAGATGGTACTGTCATTCACTTTCTTCCTTTCGTTTATGAATATTACTTAGCACTTATCGGTGCTGGTGCCCTGATCTGTCTTTATTTTAATTTCCGCACGCTGACTAAAGCAGGGATTTGGATTGCACATTCTTTACCGACGCACCTAAGAACAAATCCGTGGTGGTGGTTTGCTCGCGCCGCGGTCGCCATCGCCTTTGCTTACATTATTTATGGTATGGGAAAAGCGGATTGGGCCCCCGTGGTTTGGCAGGCGGCGGTGATCCCCGTTGTTTCCATGATCTGTCTATTCTTTGCGATTCGCAGCTTGATGGGCCCTGTCCTTGTCTGGTGCTCGCGTGTTGCTTTTAGCCGCATCTCTGCTTTTATCTTAAGCTGGCCGATCTTTCTTTTAGTCCCGATTGTTGCTTTGTTTTTAGGAAGAACAATTTCGACGGCGTATCGTGAAAGCCGCCCAGACTTTGCCTTTTCTCAACGAGCCGAGACGCGTTCCGATGAAACAGAACAAGCTAGCACCGAAGAAAACGCTGAAACTCCTGTCGTCCAAGCGGTTTCGGCCGTAGCTGTAGAACTAAAACATGCCGCTGAGTCCGGAGAATCCTGCAACGATAAAAATAAACTCGTGCAAAGAACTTTGACTCCGCAGGGTGAAGCTGACTCTGTGTATTGGGCTATTAAAGCTGTTGCCTGTACGGAGATGAAGTCTGTCGTCGGACTGCCAAAACTTGCAGACATTATGTTGAAGCATCCAAATTCTGTCGTACGAGCCGCAGCCATCAGTCAAATGATGAAGTTTGGTGCCGCGAATGTAAAACAAATCGGTTATCTGTTAGTAAAACGCATCACCGACAAAGAACCTCTTCCGGTTATTGAGGCGTCTTCATTAGTGATGCTAAAACTGGGAGAAGAAGAACGCGCGTGGGTGAGCAAAAGACTGACAAATCTTTTGGACACTCCGAAAACCAGTGCCTTGGCCTCTAAGATCTTGGTGTCCGAATTAAAAAAGGAAGACGTCGTTAATAACTTCGTCGCTACGAACTTGTCGGAAGAAAGTTCTGAAAAAAATCTGGCGATCAGCATGGTGTGCTCTTTGCCAGAAAAAGCCCGTCACTTCAACGAAGAACAAATCAACGTCATTGTTGCTTCTATTAAAACTGGCGATGCCGAAGATCCTGCTGTGAAAGCTCTGGAGTGCTTGGGTCCTGTGGGCCTCACCGCTTTACAAAAAGAAATCTTTACGCCACAAAAAACGGACAAGTCCCTAGCCGCGCGCGCTTTTGCCGAGGTGGAGTGGAAAGACAGTAAAAGCGTTTTAGAGACCGCAAGCTCCTGTGTGCACGACAAAGAAAATGGTGTTCGTGAATGGTGCAGTCAAGCCCTGGGACAATCTGGAGCTCCGGCCATTCCTAACATTCTTAAACTTCTAAAATCGGACGACGAAAATCTCAAAGCGGTCGCCACACGGGCTTTAAGTTTTGTCGACGACCCTGCCGCTAAAGATAAATTGATGGAAGAGCGTTCCAAAAATTCAGGTTGGATGGCCAACAAGAAAAACCTGGAATGGGCTCGTGCCATTGATCATGCTCTGGTCAATATGGAAGTATCTCAACACTAGACCTTACGCCTTCGGGAAGCTCCTCCTATCTTTGTTTTTGGAGGAGGAGCTTTATGAAAGCCCTAAAATTCCCGATCGCCTGCATTCTTCTTTTTTCGACACCTTCGACATTTGCAGAAAAAAAAGTAAATCTTCGTGGCGTCTATGACGTCAAAATCTATCAAGGCCCTGATCGACTTTATGAAGATCATGATCAGCACGTCGGCACAGATCCTGGCCAGCCTGCACCGCCTGATAAGAACTTTCCTGGCGATAAAGGCTTGTGTACCGCTCCACGTGTGGCGAGTGACTGTTGTAATTATAAAATCCTCGATACAGTCGCTAACAAAGAAGTCACTTACAAAGGACCTAAATCGGTTTTTTCAAACGAAACGACCGCGCGAAATTGGGCGGCGAAACTTCATCCTCAACTGCCCTTCTTTCTTCCGTTTGACGGCACCGAAGTCTCTTTGATTCAAGGTTGGTACTACGATAATGGCGAAGCCCATTCCGGAGTTGATTCATGGCGAGACTCCGTTCAAGAAGGCACAGACGTTGCCTTTGATGTCGTCGCGGTAGCTCCGGGGCGAGTCGTGACGAAAATTTGGGACAATTGGTTTGGCAATGTCGTGGTGATCGAACACGTCGCAAAAGACGGCTCGAAGTATCGCAGCTTATACATGCATCTGCGCAACGGCTACACTCATGATATAAATGCGGCAAGCGCGATTATTTCTTTAGATCCGAATGCCACAGACAGCTTCGCGAAGTACAGTCGTTACACTCGAACGCACACAAGCAATTTGTATTGGGGTGAAGAGTCTCACGCCATTGCCGTGAATGTCGGCGACTGGGTCAGCACTGGACAGTATATTGGAAAGTCCGGCAATACAGGCGCCGGTGGCGTCGGGACGGGACTCAATGATGATGGCACACCGATGGATACAGTTCGTGCGAACAATCACTTGCATTTTATGTTGGCAGTGCCCAATCCTAAGAATGCCACCGAATGGGTTTTCCTAGATCCATTTGCCGTTTACGCTCAGATGAATACGGGCTGTTATGCTCCACTGAAAACAATTAACTTTCCGCGCTTCTTTGCTCCCTACTTTCCTGACTTTCACAACGTCAGCTGGAGTCTCGTTGATTTTTACAAAGGCTACTACACGAATATGGGATTGGGTTTACAAAGCCTGAGCGTTTACACCTCAGGTGGGTCCGTTAAAGCGGCGGGAACTTTTGACGACAAAGTGGGCTTTCCTTGGGCCGCCGAAGGCTGGTTGAGTGCCAACGAATTTAATAAAGCGGTTCACGCCTATGATCTTAAAGGACTTTTACCACGGGAATTGCAAGTGCAAGTGCACAATGGTCAACCGCGCTTTACTGCCTTGTGGAAAAAGAATTCAGGCCTTCCTTACTACGTGTTTACAAATATGAACGACGCGGACTTTCAAACGAAGTACAACTATCTGGTCATTAATCAGGGCTTCCGCGTGGAAGATTACGTATCTTATCCCGTCGGAGGCACACGCCGTCATGCCGCCGTTTTTGTGCAAGACGGATTGGAATTTCAAATTTGGTATGGATTAGATCATCAACAATATCTTACGAAATCCAGCGAACTTCTTTTACAAGGCTGGAAGAGCACGTCGTTAACAGCGGCCACGTTCTCTAAAGGAGATCGCTTCGGAGGTGTGTGGATGAAAATGCCAGGTGATTGGGTCACTGTGATGGATATGACGAGTGATGTCTATCAAAGCAAGTACAATGAGATGAGTAATCAAGGATATCGTCTCTGGAAAGTGCAGGCCTATGGAGCGGGAGGAAAGTTCGGAGCGATTTGGACAAAATAAACACCGCACGCGTTCCAAGGGATTTCGCCAGAAATTTTAAAATTACAGAGTCTTAAGAAGACTCTGTCCCACTCTTGTTAGAAAACAGGGGCATGCGTACTTTCCTTTTTCTTTTATTCATGGCGATTCTTTCGTCGACAAGTGAGGCCGCACTTCCAAAAATTATGGTGGAAGATGCGTGGCCTCCGTTTGCATTTAAAAAACAAGGACAACCCGCCGGACTTTCAGTCGATCTTGTACAAGAAGCTTTTCGTCTGGTTGATGAAAAGCCGCAATTAGTTCAAGTGCCCTATCCGCGATGTCTGGCGTTGACAGCCGCGGGTAAATTCCCTGCCTGTTTTAACTCCGCGCACAGTTCCGAAATGAATAAAGATTTTCTTTTTCCCAAGGAGTCTTTATTTAAAAGTCGCGGTTTGATTGTTACGAATCTTTCTTCTTCCGCCCGACTGAAAATCGAAAGGGTGACGGATTTAGAAGGTCGCAGTGTCGCCCTTCCTACCGGCTTTCCTTTTGGGCCTCAGTTTGACGAAAATAAAAAGATCAAAAAAATCTTCACGGCTTCGGACTACAACAGTTTGCGTATGCTTAAAGCCAACCGTGTGGCCTTTATCGCCATCGATGAATTCGTTTACTATTATCTGGTGAAAGAAAATCCCGAATTTCGCAACTTTTCGGTCCTTCTTCTTTTAAGCGAGGAGGATATTTTTGTGCACTTTGCAAAAAATGAAGAAGGTCGACTTTTGTTAAAAAAGTTTGAAGTGGGTCTGGCTAAGCTAAAAAAATCCCCGCGTTATCAAGAGATTCTTGAGTCATGGATTGGTCCCATCAAAAAAGACCAAGAACAAATCTTAACGAGTTTGCCCGAGGCTCCGCCACTTTAAAATCCTCTTTGACCCCTTGACGGTTTTATCTGAAACTTGCCTTATGGCAAAGGAACCGCAAGAACTAAAATGGATTGAGAGTTTGCTCCCCGAAGGCGAGTATCGCAGGAAAGCGATGTTCGGCGGATTTATTTATTATATCGAAGACAAAGCGGTTCTTCTTATTTTTGAAAGTGAAGGTGGAAGTCGCACTTACAAAGGAAAAAAGTACGACTTCGATCTTTGGAACGGGTGTATGTTTCCCGTCGACAAAGAATTCCAAGAGCAGGCCTTGCAGCGCTGTCCTTTTTTGATTCCTCATCCCATTCTGCCGAAGTGGCTTTATCTACCCGTTCACACCGAACACTTTGATGAATTGGCAACCGAGGCTCTTAAGCAAGCCGTTCGCCCGAACAGCTATTGGGGAAGTATTCCGAAATCCAAGTTAAAGGCCAAGAAAGATCCCTTTCGTGGTATCTCTGACAAGATGGACACCACTCGCCCCCGTATGTTTACCGATGAACCAGCGGAAACGGTTTTGAAGCGGGCCAAAAAAATATCGGACTTGAAGAATCTCGGTGCCGAAAGCGAAAAGCATTTTCATAAAGCGGGAATAAAAACGCCTCAACAGTTTATCAAGTTAGGCTGGAAGAAGACGCTTCTAAAGTTGATCGCGATGAATCCCAAGCATCGCCACAGCATCTATGCTTATGCACTCATCGGAGCCCTCACGAATACGGAATTCAATCTTATTTCTCAGGCCGAAAAAGATGAGGCCCGCAGCTTTGTGCAAGGGCTAGCAAAAAAAGAAAAAGAACTGAAGAAGAAAGCTTTAGCGAAGAAGGCACCTCAAAAGGTCACAAAAAAGAAAACAAAGAGAAAGAAATAAGCTATTCTGAGGAAATACGGCGTATCGCGTTTTGTGGAATCTTAGTTCCATCGGACATCACCATGTACTCGATCTTATTCTCTAACACAAAGTCGCTGATTTTCCCGCGGCAGGTTTTCACTTCTTCGTGAGGTTCACCGTATGTGACAGTCACTTCATAGGATTTTACCGAAATCTCTTCCAGCTCATCGGTGAAATCGCAAGTGATTTTGCCCTCAGGTGGCTTTAGATCGATGTGCAGTTTTTGGTCTGATTTCCATTTCATAGAAGTTCCTTGTTTCGATATTAACAAAACATCTTGAAGAAGAATTCAACTGTCATTTTCTTAATGTTCTTAAGATCGTTTGCCGTCACCTTTTTCATGCCAAATAAAACAGGATAAAAAAGCTGACCTTTGATAAAGGCGTGCATTTGATCCGCAATAACTTGGTTGGAAATCTTGGCTTTGATTTTTCCGTCTTTTTTTGCAGACTCAATCCATTTTAAAAATTTGATTTCCGACTCATTGAACTTTGCAAGGTGCTTTGCACTGAGTTTCTTCCCCTTCATGACCTCGCTTAAAACAATGCGCGCCGTGGTTAGATATTCTTCCGATGTCAGAAGCTCCGCTTTTTTTTCCACAAGTTCTTTCACTTGTGACTCCAGACTTTCGCTTTTTGAATAAACGATGGTCGGCCCCCCGCAAGCGACCTCCACCAGCTCTAAGACCATGTCGTCAAAAACGGCTTCTTTGGTTGGATAATACTTATAAAGAGTCCTTTTCGAGACCTGAGCGCCTTTCGCGATGTCTTCCATAGAAGCCGCATCAAGGCCCCACTTCATAAATTCGACGACGGCCGCGTCTTTGATTTTTTTTGAGATTTCTTCTTTTGACATATCTATGATTTTACATGGGTTTTTATAAAAGTAAACGACTTCGTTTACTTTTATATTGAAAACTGTCCGCAAACGACCTAAAGTAAACACAACCGTTTACTTTGTGAGGTTTTATGAAAACGGCGTCCCTTCTTCTCACTTTGATCCTCGCCTTAATAGGAGGCTTTTATATGGTTGGTTGTGCTGCATTTGGAACTCGTCCCGGTAAGGACTATCAAGAAAAATTCTCTCAGTCGCCGAACTACGATAAAAACGAAAAGGCCTTCGTGAATCGTCAGCAAGAGGCCATCAAGGAAATGCGCAAGCGCGCGATGTCTTTTTCGACCTTGAAAGAATGGTTTAGCAAAGGTGAAAATCGCACGCCGGCTCACCCCCTACCCGAAGTGAAGCCGGATTTGGCTGAGTTCCTAAAACCTTCCGACCATTTAAAAACCATCTGGTTTGGTCACTCGACGTTTTTACTTAATATGGACGGAAAGATTATTTTAGTGGATCCCGTGTTTTCAGGAAGTGCGGCTCCGTTCTCTTTCATGGTCAAAAGATTCCAGAAAACCGTCTTGGATCTTCATTCTCTGCCAGAAATTGATTATATCGTAATCTCTCACGATCATTACGATCACCTCGACATGACTTCCATTCAATTTTTCAAAGGTAAAAAGGCGCGATTCCTGACTCCGCTAGGAGTTAGCTCTCACCTGATCGGCTGGGGCATTGAATCTTCGCGCATCACAGAGTTAGATTGGTGGCAAAGTCACAAGGTCGATGGGATTGAGTTCGTCGCCACGCCCGCGCAACATTTTTCGGGCCGCACAGGTCTGCGCGACAACGAAACTCTTTGGGCTTCTTGGGTTTTAAGAAATGACAAACACAATATCTATTTTAGTGGAGACTCAGGATACGATATTCACTTTAAAGAAATCGGCGAAAAATACGGCCCCTTTGACATCGCCTTTATCGAATGCGGTCAGTACAACGAAAAGTGGAAAGAAGTGCATATGCTTCCCGAAGAATCGATGCAAGCTTATGCCGACCTTAAAGCAAAGCGATTCTTCCCAGTGCATTGGGGCATGTTTGTCTTGGCCTTCCATGCTTGGAACGATCCTATCTTAAAACTGCAAGAAGCCTCGACGTCAAAAGGAATCAACTTAGTGACGCCTCGTCTGGGGCAAATCGTTGTTGTGAATGACGATTATAAAAATGAAGCATGGTGGTAGGCACGCGCTCCAAACTAGTTTTAGGTTGATCCTTTCGCCGGGAACACATTAGCATCAAACTCTCACCCAAGGAGTATGATGATGAAATACAACTTCCGTCCCGGCCCTCGTAATCGTATCACTGACGTGGACTCTATTCGTGTCGGTCAAGCTGAAGATCAAAAGGCATGGAGTGGTGTTTCCGTCATTCTGTTTGATAATCCGGCTGTTGCCGCGGTGGACGTGCGCGGTGGTGCGCCTGGCACTCGCGATACCGACGCTTTAAATCCCAGCTGCTTAGTGGACCGCGTGGATGCTATCGTATTAAGTGGTGGATCTGTTTTTGGTTTAGGCGCTTCTTCTGCCGTCACGGACACTTTGGCGTCGCGTGGAATTGGATTTCCTATTGGTCCTGCTCGCGCACCCATTGTTCCTAGTGCCGTGCTTTTTGATTTACTCAATGGCGGCGACAAAGGTTGGGGTGATAAATCACCTTATTGGAATTTAGGACGTTCCGCTCTTGATGCGGCTTCGTTGGATTTTAAATTAGGTTGTGCGGGTGCAGGCTTTGGCGCCAAAGCAGGGCCTTTTAAAGGCGGACTAGGAAGCGCCTCTTCTGTTTCCGGTGATGGTTTACAAATCGGCGCGATCGTCGCTGTCAATTGCGTAGGAACTGCTGTGATGCCGGGTCAGTCCTCCTTCTGGGCATGGCCGTTTGAGCAAGCTAATGAAATGGGTGGACAACCCATTCCCACGGCACCCATTGATTTCAATTCGGCCGCAGAAGCATGGACGGGTTCCCCGTTAGACAGTCTCACAAACCAAGCCGGCGAAAACACAACTATCGGAGTTGTCGCAACGAATGCTCGCTTAACAAAAGCTGAAGCCCAACGTGTTGCGATCATGGCTCAAGATGGATATGCGCGCTCGATCCGTCCAGTGCACACTCCTTTCGATGGCGACACGGTGTTTGCGGCTTCTACTGGAACTTGGGGAGCTGACATTCAAGAACGGGCGGACCTTGTCAATCGTATCGGTCTTGTCGCTGCCGATTGTTTAGCGCGCGCGGTGGCTCGCGGAGTTTATGAAGCTACGGCTTTGGGAGCTCTTCCGGCTTACCGAGATGTGCATGGCAAAAACTTGCGCGTGAAATAAATCAGAGGCTTCGCATGTCACTTCTATCTTATCCCTGCACTTACATGAGAGGCGGCACAAGTCGTGCTTTGATCTTCAACGAAAACGATTTGCCTACGGAGCGTGCGGGGTGGGATGACATTTTTTTACGAGCTTTAGGAAGTCCTGATATTTACGGCCGTCAATTAAATGGCATGGGTGGTGGTATTTCTTCTCTGTCCAAAGTAGCCATCTTAAAGCCTTCCACTCGTGAAGATGCCGATGTCGAATACACTTTTGCCCAAGTATCAGTGACCGAAAAGAAAGTCGACTATAAGGGAAATTGTGGGAACATCAGTTCTGCTGTCGGCCCCTATGCTGTTTATAAAAAATGGGTTTCTGTTTCCGGCCCTGAAGCTCACGTACGCATTTATAATACGAACACTCAAAAAGTAATTCATGCCCACTTCCCAGTTGAAAATGGTGAAGTGGTTTTTAGTGGTGATCTAGAAATTCCTGGAGTCAGCGGCAGCGGCTCCCCCATTCGTCTGGAGTTTCAAGATCCCGGCGGCGCTGCAACCGGGAAACTTCTTCCGACAGGAAATACAAGGGACATTTTGAAGTTATCTAATGGAAAATCCTTGCAGGTTTCGATGATCGACGCTGCGAATGCCTGTGTGTTTTTGAATGCCTTGGATCTGGGACTTCGCGGAGATGAGTCCTCCGCAGAACTCGATAGACCGAATCTTCTAAAAGCTCTTGAGGAAATTCGACTAGAAGCTTCGGTGGCAATGGGCATCGCTTCTAGCATTGAAGACGCGAAGAAATCCATCGCTATTCCCTATCTGGGGTTGGTGGCTCCCCGTTACTCTTCAGAGATGGATTTTTCTTTACGTGTGATTGCCAGTGGACAGCCGCATAAGGCTTTGCCTTTAACCGTTTCCTTGTGTGCCGCTGTGAGCGCGAAACTTCCAGGAAGTTTAATTCATGAAGTGCTAGAGAATAAAAGTTTAGATGAAGTTCGAATCGGAATTCCTTCGGGAGTTTTAACTTTAAACGCGAAGGTGGAAGAAAAAAACTCGCAGTACGTGGCTTTAAGTGGAAGCTTCTATCGTACCGCGAGAATTCTATTTGAAGGACGCGTGTTTGTTTAGTTCAGAGTTCCAAAATCCCGAAGAACTTTTTCAACCCAGGGAAGATGAAAGTCGATACGAGTGTAAATCACTGTGCCGTCACAAACGTGTTTTCTTTCTTTCGTCGTACGAACTTTGCTCGTGACACCGAAAACTTTAAGCTCGCCATTTTCAGTCGTATAAGCCGGACCACCCGAGTCGCCATGGCAACTGCCGGTATCATCAGATTGATCAAACTGAATTTCATCTTTCATGTAAAAGGGCTTCAAGATTTTAAGCTGAGTTTTGCGAAGGGTTCCCTCACCCATTTTCATTTTTGGCAAACTGCGACCATATCCTGCAACGGTGATTTTTTTTCCGGCGGTCAGCACTGAGAAATCGTTCAAGATGTTAATCGGTCTATAGCCTGAAGGCAGACTGCCTGCGAATTTTATAAGGGCGATGTCACGCTCTGGGCCGAAGATGATTGTGTTTGTGTAGTGAGGTTCACGAAGAGCTTCGACCACCTTACGTGAAACCCCTTTAGAAATTTTTGTCCCGAATCTGATTTCCATCTCGGATTTTGAACCCACCAAACAGTGAGCCGCGGTAAGAACGACATTTTTCGCAATCAAAGTCCCAGTGCAAATGGCCTTCTTCTCTGTATTGTAGATACCCACGGTCGACTGAGCAATACGCTCATCACTGTCGACTTTATCTCCCCCAAAAATCCCCGCACTCGTGTCTGAAAGAACAACACCGCCATCATCTGCTGAAGGAGCGCAAGCCACAAAAAAGACCGTAGTTAAGAGTACTAAGAGTTTTGCAATCGTATTCAAGGGAACCGCCTTTAGCTTTCTTTTAAAGGCGGCTCCTCATTTTCGACAGTGAAACTTATGTCATGAGTAAAAAAGTGCGTCCTGTCTAAAATATGGTCTTTCTGGAAACTGGTGGAAACACTCACTATACCTACTTCATTCTAACTTTATATCCTGACGACAACATAACGTGCACACTGGTCGCTGTAGGTTCAGCCACATAGCCGTTGAAATCGCCTGTCATTGGTCCCGTAATTTCCGTACAAGTACCATCTTCTTCTTTTTTCGAACGAGGATAGCAATGAGTAGGTATAACTCCTAACCGATAAAAACGATCCCAATAGATGAATCTATTCCCCATTCCGAACCTAAATGAATTTATATCGGGATTTGTCTGATAAACACCTGGGCCAGAACAATCACGAGAGTCATAATAAATAGCCCGATCTCGAGGAATGATCATCCCATTTTCATATTGAGCAATCGCCTGATCCTGCTCATACCAAATTGTAATCAACTCCGTATTATTAGAGCTTTTCGTCACTGAAATTAGATAGTCACCCACTTGCACGTTTTGGTTTTCAGGGTTTCCATTTGTAGGACCGTTGATTAGTACGGGAACTTTCGCCGTTACCGGATTGGCAGCCACCGGCAAAAAAGCACTTGTTTCACCACACGTGATTTGTGCTCCACCATCCACATTCTCAACCTTACATCCCGAGTCCTGGCTTTTCACAACTGGAAGTTGAGTGCTAGTCAAATCAGTCGAGGCAGAATCCGTCGTCGCGGCTTCTTGCTTACACCCTACTGATACCGCAAGCATTAACGGTGCAATCAAGATCATATACTTCGTATTCATACGTACCTCCATAAACAGCTCGACGTATAGAATATCTTTCTCGTAAAAAATGTTGTTAACGACTTGTAAATATCAGTAAGTGCTCGGAATCCCGCTAAAAATCACGTGTCACCCTTGGGCGTTTTAAATTCGCGTAGCGCGAAAGCCACAGTACACACCCCCGTATTTTCTCATTTTTATACAGTGAAACTTTCATTTAACTTCTCCTCTTTAGAAGCCTGCGGCACAATCAAGGCATGACTGACAAATACACCGTAGCTCCAGAACACACCGCCGTTCGAGTCGCCTTATGGCGGGCTCTTCATGTTAAAATTGATCCTCCACCGCACATCTTTACGGACGAAGTTGGCGCGGCACTGGTCGATGAAAAAGACTGGCAAAATCGCCAAGACATGGCACCCGGTTTTTCTAAAAGTATGCGGGCCTCTATCGTTGGCCGCGCACGATTTATTGAGGACTTGCTGAAAGAAGAAATCAAAAACGGCGTCACCCAATATGTTATTCTTGGAGCGGGTCTTGATACGTTTGCCCAACGTCACCCCAATATCGCTTCGCACATACAAATCTTTGAGGTCGATCAGCCCGGCCCACAAGCATGGAAAAAGAAACGCTTGCTTGAAAAAGGCTTTGAGATTCCTGAATCACTTCATTTTGTCCCTGTGGATTTTGAAGCGGGAGAATCCTGGTGGGACCGTCTTCTCGCTGCGGGCTTTAACCCTGCAAAACCCGCCTTCGTTGTGTCGACAGGTGTCTCGATGTATCTGACAAAAGAGACTAACCTAACAACCTTCCAACAGATCGCAAAGCTAGCTAAGGGTTCTACGTTCGCGACAACTTTTATGCTTTCGTTGGACTTACTTCCTGATCAAGAACGTTCGATCATGGAATTCGTGATGAAAAAAGCGGCGGAGTCTGGAACTCCATTTAACAGTCTTTTTTCTCCGGAAGAAATTTTGGCTCTTGCACGCAAAGCGGGCTTTAGCGAGTCCAAGTATGTTTCTGCGCAGGACATTTACAACCGTTACTTTAGCCTTCGCACCGATGGCTTGAGCGCCGGCACCGCCGAAGCCTTTTTAGTGGCGACGACGTAGCCCTTGCTAAGGGGCCACGTTTGCTATTTATCGATAACAAATCACCGACAGACCGACAAAGAAGTCTAGCCGCTCTAGGCTTCTGTATTCACACAAGAATCGTTTAAAACTTTATCTTTTTAAGACACCCAAGGTTTGGATAAGGAGTTCTTTGTTGACAAAATTTACATACTATTTAGTATGTAATGAAATATCACATTTAACGTTGGAGGATTTATGAAGCCTTTTGGTATTGGTATTTGTCTTTGGTTTGATTCCGAAGCAGAAGATGCAGCAAAGTTTTACACTTCTATTTTTAAAGATGGCCGCATCGGCACCA is from Bdellovibrio bacteriovorus and encodes:
- a CDS encoding TetR/AcrR family transcriptional regulator → MSKEEISKKIKDAAVVEFMKWGLDAASMEDIAKGAQVSKRTLYKYYPTKEAVFDDMVLELVEVACGGPTIVYSKSESLESQVKELVEKKAELLTSEEYLTTARIVLSEVMKGKKLSAKHLAKFNESEIKFLKWIESAKKDGKIKAKISNQVIADQMHAFIKGQLFYPVLFGMKKVTANDLKNIKKMTVEFFFKMFC
- a CDS encoding P1 family peptidase, which encodes MKYNFRPGPRNRITDVDSIRVGQAEDQKAWSGVSVILFDNPAVAAVDVRGGAPGTRDTDALNPSCLVDRVDAIVLSGGSVFGLGASSAVTDTLASRGIGFPIGPARAPIVPSAVLFDLLNGGDKGWGDKSPYWNLGRSALDAASLDFKLGCAGAGFGAKAGPFKGGLGSASSVSGDGLQIGAIVAVNCVGTAVMPGQSSFWAWPFEQANEMGGQPIPTAPIDFNSAAEAWTGSPLDSLTNQAGENTTIGVVATNARLTKAEAQRVAIMAQDGYARSIRPVHTPFDGDTVFAASTGTWGADIQERADLVNRIGLVAADCLARAVARGVYEATALGALPAYRDVHGKNLRVK
- a CDS encoding 2-methylaconitate cis-trans isomerase PrpF family protein encodes the protein MSLLSYPCTYMRGGTSRALIFNENDLPTERAGWDDIFLRALGSPDIYGRQLNGMGGGISSLSKVAILKPSTREDADVEYTFAQVSVTEKKVDYKGNCGNISSAVGPYAVYKKWVSVSGPEAHVRIYNTNTQKVIHAHFPVENGEVVFSGDLEIPGVSGSGSPIRLEFQDPGGAATGKLLPTGNTRDILKLSNGKSLQVSMIDAANACVFLNALDLGLRGDESSAELDRPNLLKALEEIRLEASVAMGIASSIEDAKKSIAIPYLGLVAPRYSSEMDFSLRVIASGQPHKALPLTVSLCAAVSAKLPGSLIHEVLENKSLDEVRIGIPSGVLTLNAKVEEKNSQYVALSGSFYRTARILFEGRVFV
- a CDS encoding class I SAM-dependent methyltransferase, yielding MTDKYTVAPEHTAVRVALWRALHVKIDPPPHIFTDEVGAALVDEKDWQNRQDMAPGFSKSMRASIVGRARFIEDLLKEEIKNGVTQYVILGAGLDTFAQRHPNIASHIQIFEVDQPGPQAWKKKRLLEKGFEIPESLHFVPVDFEAGESWWDRLLAAGFNPAKPAFVVSTGVSMYLTKETNLTTFQQIAKLAKGSTFATTFMLSLDLLPDQERSIMEFVMKKAAESGTPFNSLFSPEEILALARKAGFSESKYVSAQDIYNRYFSLRTDGLSAGTAEAFLVATT
- a CDS encoding MBL fold metallo-hydrolase; the encoded protein is MVGCAAFGTRPGKDYQEKFSQSPNYDKNEKAFVNRQQEAIKEMRKRAMSFSTLKEWFSKGENRTPAHPLPEVKPDLAEFLKPSDHLKTIWFGHSTFLLNMDGKIILVDPVFSGSAAPFSFMVKRFQKTVLDLHSLPEIDYIVISHDHYDHLDMTSIQFFKGKKARFLTPLGVSSHLIGWGIESSRITELDWWQSHKVDGIEFVATPAQHFSGRTGLRDNETLWASWVLRNDKHNIYFSGDSGYDIHFKEIGEKYGPFDIAFIECGQYNEKWKEVHMLPEESMQAYADLKAKRFFPVHWGMFVLAFHAWNDPILKLQEASTSKGINLVTPRLGQIVVVNDDYKNEAWW
- a CDS encoding S1 family peptidase; amino-acid sequence: MNTIAKLLVLLTTVFFVACAPSADDGGVVLSDTSAGIFGGDKVDSDERIAQSTVGIYNTEKKAICTGTLIAKNVVLTAAHCLVGSKSEMEIRFGTKISKGVSRKVVEALREPHYTNTIIFGPERDIALIKFAGSLPSGYRPINILNDFSVLTAGKKITVAGYGRSLPKMKMGEGTLRKTQLKILKPFYMKDEIQFDQSDDTGSCHGDSGGPAYTTENGELKVFGVTSKVRTTKERKHVCDGTVIYTRIDFHLPWVEKVLRDFGTLN